The Clostridioides sp. ES-S-0010-02 genome window below encodes:
- a CDS encoding cold-shock protein, which yields MNNGIVKWFNNEKGFGFISIEGGDDVFAHFSAIQTSGFKSLEEGQQVSFDIVKGARGPQAENITIL from the coding sequence ATGAATAATGGAATAGTGAAATGGTTTAATAATGAAAAAGGATTTGGGTTTATATCAATAGAAGGTGGAGATGATGTATTTGCTCATTTCTCAGCTATACAAACTTCAGGATTTAAATCATTAGAAGAAGGTCAACAAGTAAGCTTTGATATAGTTAAAGGCGCTAGAGGTCCTCAAGCAGAAAATATAACTATATTATAA
- the hcp gene encoding hydroxylamine reductase produces the protein MENSMFCYQCEQTVGGKGCTKIGVCGKTPEIAALQDLLIYQLKGISCYAKVLLDNGEKIDKDIVSFVENSLFTTLTNVNFDGDVHENMLRKSQEIKQRLRKKIKEPIVNNEYAEYNLSETRSQMIEDAKRAGIMFDESLNPDIRSLRMTILYGLKGISAYGHQARELGYYNNQVDEFYFRALSAITDDDISLENLITLTLKTGDMSVAVMQKLDEANTTIYKNPEPHKVNVKIKKGPFIIVSGHDLKDLEMLLKQTEGKGINIYTHGEMIPCHGYPELNKYTHLVGNFGGAWQDQQKEFDSIPGCILMTTNCLMKPRDSYKDRIFTTSVVGWDGVKYIGKSENGEKDFSEIINKALELGGFEESEEPYEILVGFGHNATLSNAPAIVDAVKSGNIRHFFLIGGCDGARPGRNYYTEFAKQVPKDCIILTLACGKYRFNKLNFGEVAGFPRLLDVGQCNDAYSAVRIALALADAFDTDVNSLPLSIILSWYEQKAVADLLALLSLDIKNIYLGPSLPAFISPNVLQYLVDTFNLIPISTPEKDLATCLNVPLK, from the coding sequence ATGGAAAATTCAATGTTCTGTTATCAATGCGAGCAAACTGTTGGTGGAAAAGGATGTACAAAAATAGGGGTTTGTGGTAAAACGCCAGAAATAGCAGCACTTCAAGACTTATTAATCTATCAATTAAAAGGTATAAGTTGTTATGCTAAAGTTTTGTTAGATAATGGAGAAAAAATAGATAAAGATATAGTTTCTTTTGTAGAAAATAGTTTATTTACGACTTTAACAAATGTAAATTTTGATGGTGATGTACATGAAAATATGCTAAGAAAATCACAAGAAATAAAGCAGAGATTAAGAAAAAAAATTAAAGAACCTATTGTAAACAATGAGTATGCTGAATATAATTTAAGTGAAACAAGAAGTCAAATGATAGAAGATGCTAAAAGAGCTGGAATAATGTTTGATGAAAGTTTAAACCCTGATATACGTTCACTAAGAATGACAATACTTTATGGATTAAAAGGAATAAGTGCTTATGGGCATCAGGCTAGAGAGCTTGGATATTATAATAATCAGGTAGATGAATTTTATTTTAGAGCATTATCAGCAATTACAGATGATGATATTTCTTTAGAAAACTTAATAACATTAACTCTTAAGACGGGTGATATGAGTGTTGCTGTAATGCAAAAACTAGATGAAGCTAATACTACCATTTATAAAAATCCAGAACCTCATAAGGTAAATGTAAAAATAAAAAAAGGACCTTTTATAATAGTTTCAGGACATGATTTAAAAGATTTGGAAATGTTACTTAAACAAACAGAAGGAAAAGGGATAAATATATATACTCATGGAGAAATGATTCCTTGTCATGGATATCCAGAATTAAATAAATATACTCATTTAGTAGGGAACTTTGGAGGAGCATGGCAAGATCAACAGAAGGAATTTGATTCTATACCAGGATGTATACTGATGACAACAAATTGCTTAATGAAACCAAGAGATTCTTATAAAGATAGAATTTTTACAACTAGTGTCGTCGGATGGGATGGTGTAAAATATATAGGTAAAAGTGAAAATGGAGAAAAAGATTTTAGTGAAATAATAAATAAAGCACTAGAACTTGGTGGGTTTGAAGAAAGTGAAGAACCATATGAAATATTAGTAGGATTTGGACATAATGCTACATTAAGTAATGCACCAGCAATAGTAGATGCAGTTAAATCTGGAAATATAAGACATTTCTTCCTTATTGGAGGATGCGATGGTGCAAGACCTGGAAGAAACTATTATACTGAGTTTGCTAAACAAGTTCCTAAAGATTGTATAATTCTTACACTTGCATGTGGAAAGTATAGATTTAATAAATTAAACTTTGGTGAAGTAGCGGGGTTTCCTAGGTTGTTAGATGTTGGTCAATGTAATGATGCTTATTCAGCAGTAAGAATAGCCTTAGCTTTAGCTGATGCATTTGATACAGATGTGAATAGTCTTCCTCTCTCAATAATATTATCATGGTATGAGCAAAAAGCTGTGGCAGATTTATTAGCATTATTATCACTAGATATAAAAAATATTTATTTAGGGCCAAGTTTACC